In one window of Zhongshania aliphaticivorans DNA:
- a CDS encoding paraquat-inducible protein A, producing MTNPSHIPHALTACPDCDMLLQTGPASDHLEGRCPRCNAVLWHTAKHTDTVSFAAAISGLILFYPAVTLPILKFKLVGQHGSNSLLGGIQRMWLESEQLLAALILLCTLVAPLAHLVLTAVVCFSIRLNHYPRHFPQLLKYKCWMQSWSMLEVYTIGIIVAYVKVMHDGEVAVASGTYSLSALLICIILCSQYFHEEQAWQHWESNRPK from the coding sequence ATGACAAATCCCAGCCATATTCCACACGCGCTCACCGCCTGCCCAGACTGCGATATGCTATTGCAGACTGGGCCAGCCAGCGATCATTTAGAAGGCCGCTGCCCACGCTGTAACGCCGTACTTTGGCACACGGCAAAGCACACTGACACCGTCAGTTTTGCTGCGGCTATCAGCGGCCTCATATTGTTCTATCCTGCGGTGACGCTCCCCATCCTTAAATTCAAACTTGTCGGCCAACATGGTAGTAATTCACTGCTAGGCGGCATTCAACGAATGTGGTTGGAAAGTGAACAGCTGCTAGCCGCTCTTATCCTGCTCTGTACGCTTGTTGCGCCGCTCGCCCATCTGGTGCTAACCGCAGTGGTTTGTTTTAGTATTCGCTTGAATCATTACCCACGTCATTTCCCCCAATTGCTCAAATATAAATGCTGGATGCAGAGCTGGAGCATGCTTGAGGTTTATACCATTGGCATCATAGTGGCATACGTAAAAGTTATGCACGACGGTGAAGTGGCGGTTGCAAGTGGCACCTACAGCCTAAGTGCACTGTTAATTTGCATCATCTTATGCAGCCAGTATTTTCACGAAGAGCAAGCTTGGCAACACTGGGAGAGCAATAGGCCCAAATGA
- a CDS encoding paraquat-inducible protein A — protein MSAKQQGIARCTECGKLSHLPKLKPNDKATCPRCNTALSFRKPHSLQRSWAFTIAAIALLVPANILPILTIISFGQGDPDTIMSGVVTLWEAELQAIAIVVFIASIAVPVLKLIILIILMLVVQLHLPLSRQQCTVLYRFIHFIGRWSMLDLFMISILVTLVHLGNIATVESGPAATAFAAVVVLTLLAANNFDPRLLWDLDND, from the coding sequence ATCAGTGCGAAACAACAGGGCATCGCTCGCTGCACAGAGTGCGGTAAACTCAGCCACCTTCCCAAACTCAAGCCTAATGACAAGGCGACTTGCCCTCGCTGCAATACCGCACTGAGTTTCCGCAAACCACATAGTCTGCAACGAAGTTGGGCTTTCACCATTGCCGCGATTGCACTATTAGTGCCTGCAAATATCCTCCCTATTCTGACTATCATTAGCTTTGGACAAGGCGATCCAGACACCATAATGTCTGGCGTCGTAACCCTCTGGGAAGCAGAGCTTCAAGCCATCGCCATTGTTGTTTTTATTGCCAGTATTGCGGTTCCTGTATTGAAGCTAATTATTTTAATTATTTTAATGCTTGTTGTTCAGCTCCACTTACCGTTGAGCCGACAACAATGCACGGTACTTTACCGGTTTATTCATTTTATTGGCCGCTGGTCCATGCTGGACTTGTTTATGATTTCAATCTTAGTCACGCTAGTACACCTTGGTAATATCGCCACAGTAGAAAGTGGCCCAGCCGCCACCGCCTTCGCTGCCGTTGTGGTACTCACCTTATTGGCCGCCAATAATTTTGACCCGCGCTTATTATGGGATTTAGACAATGACTGA
- a CDS encoding PqiB family protein, with the protein MTDRNISSAVLTPKRGLSAIWLLPFIALGIAAWLMYQSLNDSGLSVTVAFNNGSGITVGKTPVIYQGINVGQVQGLQLDNDLEGVTATLELSQQIEPLIKENTEFWLVKPQISLSGVSGLDTLVAGNYISFTPGEGQAAQHFTALNSPPTQTNNLPGLRLTLNADELGSLSVGAPVLYQQIDVGDIEGYQLSDNGIDINIRIDPQYSHLINDSSRFWVQSGLKINAGLQGIDIETGSMASLLAGGVAFDTPSQTDSETSNNTQFKLHKNQNRAKGGKNITVYFRNPSGLNTGSHVKLLGMKIGTVENLQFIDDNPNLGAKVNIAVSSPHHRYLNEDSQFWLVKPEVSSSGVSGLDALIGGPYINVQIEGKGGTIPEQYTALVTPPETKVKQPGLRLRLRSDDLSSVSIGSKIYYRKIAVGQVESVDLDKDGVNIDIFIHERYAKLVHRESQFWNASGLSITGGLSGLDIQADSLATIVAGGIAFHTPQVNKPQLAWEGLSFTLYPDYQSTYAEKGRDISLYFASGSNISKGTEIKYQGIKVGEVIAVELDNDMSRVKVSARLAPSAKQLARTGSQFWLVKPQLGLIGTRNLETLVTGSYISVRPGYGRNTNEFVALNKPPPLSKPSDGLNLILTASQRGSIKEGVKVFYRDIPVGEVFGYELAEDASQTLIHINIEPRYATLVRDNSQFWNSSGIAVKFGLFSGATIRSKSVESLLEGGIAFATPDGEELGPLAKVGKNFKLHQSVDPSWLEWTPRITLPHEVDKGENWIRTD; encoded by the coding sequence ATGACTGATCGCAACATTTCGTCTGCTGTACTTACTCCAAAGCGCGGACTTTCAGCAATTTGGCTACTGCCATTCATCGCACTTGGCATCGCAGCATGGCTTATGTATCAAAGCCTTAACGATAGTGGCCTAAGCGTCACCGTTGCATTTAATAATGGCAGCGGCATAACGGTGGGTAAAACACCGGTTATTTATCAAGGGATCAACGTTGGCCAAGTACAAGGACTGCAACTCGACAATGACCTCGAAGGCGTTACCGCCACGCTAGAGCTATCCCAGCAAATTGAGCCACTCATTAAAGAAAATACTGAGTTCTGGCTGGTAAAACCCCAAATCTCGCTTTCTGGTGTATCAGGTCTAGATACTTTAGTTGCGGGTAACTACATCAGTTTCACTCCCGGTGAAGGCCAAGCCGCTCAACATTTCACCGCACTCAACTCACCTCCAACTCAAACCAACAATTTACCGGGTTTGCGTTTAACGCTAAACGCAGACGAACTGGGTTCACTGTCTGTCGGCGCTCCGGTGTTGTATCAGCAAATTGATGTCGGCGACATCGAGGGTTACCAACTCAGTGACAACGGTATAGACATTAATATTCGAATAGACCCACAATACAGTCACTTAATCAATGATAGCTCTCGCTTTTGGGTACAAAGCGGTCTAAAAATCAATGCCGGACTACAGGGGATAGATATTGAAACGGGGTCGATGGCAAGTTTACTCGCTGGGGGAGTTGCCTTCGACACCCCATCGCAAACCGACTCGGAAACCAGCAATAACACCCAGTTCAAATTACATAAAAATCAAAACCGCGCCAAAGGCGGCAAAAACATTACTGTGTATTTTCGCAATCCCAGCGGTTTAAATACCGGTAGTCACGTCAAGCTCTTGGGTATGAAAATTGGCACTGTAGAAAACTTACAGTTTATTGACGACAACCCCAATCTCGGCGCCAAAGTAAACATTGCGGTCTCCTCACCACATCATCGTTACTTAAACGAAGACAGCCAATTCTGGCTGGTTAAACCCGAGGTTTCCAGCAGCGGGGTTAGCGGCTTGGATGCGTTAATCGGCGGCCCTTACATCAATGTACAAATTGAAGGGAAAGGCGGAACCATTCCCGAACAATACACAGCGCTGGTCACTCCCCCAGAAACCAAAGTGAAACAGCCCGGCCTGCGCCTGAGACTTCGCAGTGATGACCTAAGCTCTGTCAGTATCGGCAGTAAAATTTATTACCGTAAAATAGCCGTGGGCCAAGTTGAATCAGTGGATTTAGACAAAGACGGCGTCAATATCGACATCTTTATCCACGAGCGTTACGCCAAACTCGTTCACAGAGAATCTCAATTCTGGAATGCCAGTGGCCTAAGCATAACCGGCGGTTTAAGTGGACTAGACATTCAAGCTGATTCACTTGCCACTATTGTCGCAGGTGGAATCGCTTTTCATACCCCGCAAGTGAATAAACCTCAGCTCGCTTGGGAGGGCTTGAGCTTCACGCTATACCCTGACTATCAGAGCACTTACGCGGAAAAAGGTCGTGACATTAGCTTGTATTTTGCTAGCGGCAGCAATATAAGCAAAGGCACAGAAATAAAATATCAGGGGATAAAAGTCGGAGAAGTAATCGCCGTAGAACTGGATAACGACATGAGTCGCGTCAAAGTTAGCGCCCGCCTAGCCCCTTCTGCCAAACAACTGGCGCGTACCGGCAGCCAATTTTGGCTAGTAAAACCACAGCTCGGTCTCATCGGAACCCGCAATTTAGAAACCTTGGTAACGGGTAGCTACATTAGTGTTCGCCCCGGTTATGGCCGCAACACCAATGAGTTTGTCGCCCTTAATAAGCCGCCGCCATTAAGCAAGCCAAGTGATGGCCTGAATTTAATTTTGACAGCCAGCCAGCGTGGCTCAATTAAAGAAGGTGTAAAAGTATTCTATCGCGACATCCCCGTCGGAGAAGTCTTTGGTTATGAGCTAGCCGAAGACGCCAGCCAAACCCTCATTCACATAAATATTGAACCCCGTTACGCCACCTTAGTTAGGGATAATAGTCAGTTCTGGAACTCCAGTGGCATTGCTGTCAAATTCGGTCTATTTAGCGGCGCAACCATACGGAGTAAATCTGTTGAGTCGCTCTTAGAAGGAGGAATCGCATTTGCAACGCCCGATGGCGAAGAACTTGGTCCTCTAGCCAAGGTCGGAAAAAACTTCAAACTTCATCAATCAGTTGACCCTAGCTGGCTAGAATGGACGCCGCGTATCACACTGCCCCATGAAGTTGACAAAGGTGAGAACTGGATACGAACTGATTAA
- a CDS encoding efflux RND transporter periplasmic adaptor subunit, giving the protein MLNTSKQTLLSAAVIVAALVIAVIFFILKPPPETVTVIPPTLSIDVAIAEKQSLSIAVNSQGTVQPRTQTALITEVSGKIMQVAPQFQSGGLVDKGELLLRIDPRNYKVEVTRAEANVATAFSNLIQEKGRAAVAKQDLEKYPRNYASKEARYLSLRLPQLKEAQARLDSAKADLTHAKNNLARTIIRAPYKGIIKTRNVDLGQFVSAGSQLGHIFAVDFAEVRLPIPADRLAYLALPESGSNDSLPAVALENELSRKWYGNIVRTEGVLDERSRVLFAIAKIDDPYGLENGGEPLMMGSFVQAEISGKKIDDLIAIPRYILRTGNKVWVLDDEQRLRNRDLKILHTEGKLVYVYDGLNDGDTICLSTIPNAIPGTKVKINNTSKTSSLLNTISGQAAAADTKADKL; this is encoded by the coding sequence GTGCTGAATACATCAAAACAAACCTTACTATCTGCTGCGGTAATCGTTGCAGCCCTCGTGATTGCCGTCATTTTTTTCATCTTAAAGCCACCTCCAGAAACCGTCACCGTCATTCCCCCAACACTAAGCATCGACGTCGCCATTGCTGAAAAACAATCGCTATCCATCGCCGTAAATTCTCAAGGTACTGTACAGCCCCGAACTCAAACGGCCTTAATTACCGAAGTGTCAGGTAAAATCATGCAGGTCGCGCCACAATTTCAAAGTGGCGGCCTGGTCGACAAAGGTGAATTATTATTAAGAATTGACCCTCGCAACTATAAAGTTGAGGTGACCCGAGCTGAGGCCAATGTCGCCACTGCGTTTAGCAACCTTATCCAAGAAAAAGGTCGCGCCGCTGTAGCCAAACAGGATTTGGAAAAATATCCTCGCAATTACGCTAGCAAGGAAGCACGTTACCTCTCATTGCGCCTTCCACAATTAAAAGAAGCGCAGGCGCGATTGGACTCAGCCAAAGCTGACCTTACCCATGCCAAAAACAATTTAGCCCGCACAATCATACGCGCGCCCTACAAGGGCATTATTAAAACACGCAATGTGGACCTCGGTCAGTTTGTCAGCGCAGGTAGCCAGCTAGGGCATATATTTGCCGTAGATTTTGCTGAAGTGCGGCTTCCCATTCCCGCTGACCGCCTCGCTTATTTAGCCCTACCAGAGAGCGGTAGCAATGATTCCCTCCCTGCAGTGGCTTTAGAAAATGAATTGTCGCGTAAATGGTACGGGAATATTGTCCGTACCGAAGGAGTGCTTGATGAGCGTAGCAGAGTACTATTTGCCATTGCCAAAATAGATGACCCCTATGGTTTAGAAAATGGTGGCGAGCCTTTGATGATGGGCAGCTTTGTACAAGCAGAAATCAGTGGTAAAAAAATTGATGATTTAATCGCTATTCCCCGATACATCTTACGCACCGGCAATAAAGTTTGGGTATTGGATGACGAGCAGCGCCTTCGAAACCGAGATCTTAAAATACTCCATACCGAAGGTAAGCTCGTTTATGTTTACGACGGTCTAAATGACGGCGACACAATCTGCTTATCAACTATTCCTAACGCCATTCCCGGCACCAAGGTAAAAATAAACAACACCAGCAAAACCAGCTCATTGTTAAATACAATCTCCGGCCAAGCAGCCGCTGCGGACACTAAGGCCGACAAGCTATGA